One window of Triticum dicoccoides isolate Atlit2015 ecotype Zavitan chromosome 5A, WEW_v2.0, whole genome shotgun sequence genomic DNA carries:
- the LOC119302697 gene encoding fibroin heavy chain-like: protein MELLPSIAVFLLLSCSLAAATVPAGTIERVSKQQILASIPPGGHAGPPVLFLTSPSGKYAAYFVRTHTAPGAGGLGADFCYVEVMAGGGKAAEGGEGGGAAGGASAWESECRPVSTVNTCTLLFSWHGLEVFDGSEEVWHGETNTDGTNFLQTLELVDDGDMRVRDKDGELAWRASDEPRHAQHCGAPGSPGLAAALPSFAEPIGAHSSNLPFGQVQGGNGHAAELPQAAELGDGVVPGAGTGGLGDGYGIAPAAGGVGAVAPGAGGLGDGYGIAPAVGGAGGVGPGAGGLGDGYGIAPTVGGVAAGAGPFGDGYGIAPGAGAGAFDGVGDVAGHGEAATAAGGVAGVAGFGSQPLVDNSPYDSGAYKSSRGAAHLVAIGAAVLVSAMAVGF from the coding sequence atggagctcctgccttcCATAGCCGTCTTCCTACTCCTCTCCTGCTCCCTCGCCGCAGCCACGGTGCCGGCCGGCACGATCGAGCGCGTGTCCAAGCAGCAGATCCTGGCTAGCATCCCGCCGGGCGGGCATGCCGGCCCGCCCGTTCTGTTCCTCACGTCTCCGTCCGGCAAGTACGCGGCTTACTTCGTGCGCACCCACACCGCGCCGGGCGCCGGCGGGCTCGGCGCTGACTTTTGCTACGTCGAGGTGATGGCCGGTGGCGGCAAAGCGGCCGAGGGCGGtgaaggaggcggcgctgccgGGGGCGCGAGCGCATGGGAGTCGGAGTGCCGGCCGGTGAGCACGGTGAACACGTGCACCCTGCTCTTCTCGTGGCACGGGCTGGAGGTGTTCGACGGCAGCGAGGAGGTGTGGCACGGCGAGACCAACACCGACGGGACCAACTTCCTGCAGACGCTCGAGCTCGTGGACGACGGCGACATGCGCGTCCGCGACAAGGACGGTGAGCTCGCGTGGCGGGCCAGCGACGAGCCGCGCCACGCGCAGCACTGCGGCGCGCCGGGGTCACCGGGCCTTGCGGCCGCGCTGCCGTCCTTCGCCGAGCCCATCGGCGCGCACAGCAGCAACCTGCCCTTCGGCCAGGTGCAGGGCGGCAACGGCCACGCGGCGGAGCTGCCGcaggcggcggagctcggggacggAGTTGTTCCAGGGGCCGGAACAGGTGGCTTGGGTGACGGCTACGGCATTGCACCGGCGGCAGGAGGAGTCGGAGCTGTTGCCCCAGGGGCAGGTGGTTTGGGCGACGGCTACGGCATTGCACCGGCGGTAGGAGGCGCCGGAGGAGTTGGCCCGGGGGCAGGTGGCTTGGGCGACGGCTACGGCATTGCGCCAACGGTAGGAGGTGTTGCCGCGGGGGCAGGGCCCTTCGGCGACGGCTACGGGATCGCACCGGGCGCCGGCGCAGGAGCCTTCGATGGTGTCGGGGACGTTGCAGGACATGGTGAAGCGGCGACGGCGGCCGGCGGTGTCGCGGGAGTGGCAGGGTTCGGCAGCCAGCCGCTGGTGGACAACAGCCCCTACGACAGTGGAGCCTACAAGAGCAGCCGTGGGGCCGCCCATCTCGTGGCCATTGGAGCTGCGGTGCTTGTCAGCGCCATGGCCGTGGGGTTCTGA